In Cheilinus undulatus linkage group 16, ASM1832078v1, whole genome shotgun sequence, one DNA window encodes the following:
- the utp23 gene encoding rRNA-processing protein UTP23 homolog — translation MKIKRQKQAKKTISFYKYNFSFREPFQILIDGTFCQAALKNKIQIKEQMPKYLMGEVQLCTTNCALKELETLGKELYGAKIILQRFQVRKCPHFKDPVPASECLLSMLEETNPHHYFIATQDHTVTAGLKKIPGVPLLYIILNTIVLDKPSQTSLDHVQAVQLGELVSPAQQQSIRSLKEEQGIAAQDGERRGKKRKRKQSNPNPLSCLKKKKKGVPTPPLKKTVDGEKRKRSRHKKRKPEGGENMAAPVVANA, via the exons ATGAAAATCAAGCGTCAGAAACAAGCAAAGAAAACCATCAGTTTCTACAAATACAACTTCAGCTTCAGAGAGCCTTTTCAGATCCTTATCGATGGGACTTTCTGTCAGGcggctttaaaaaacaagattcAGATTAAAGAACAAATGCCCAAATACTTGATGGGGGAAGTTCAGCTCTGCACTACAAA CTGTGCATTGAAAGAACTAGAGACTCTTGGTAAAGAGCTTTATGGAGCCAAAATAATCCTGCAGAGGTTTCAGGTGAGGAAATGTCCACATTTCAAAGATCCAGTCCCTGCTTCAGAGTGTCTTCTGTCAATGCTGGAGGAGACCAATCCACACCACTACTTTATAGCTACACAG GATCACACAGTGACTGCAGGCCTAAAGAAGATCCCTGGCGTCCCTCTGCTCTACATCATCCTCAACACCATCGTGCTGGACAAACCCTCGCAGACATCCCTCGACCATGTCCAGGCCGTGCAGCTGGGAGAGCTGGTGAGCCCTGCCCAGCAGCAGAGCATCCGCAGCCTGAAAGAGGAGCAGGGTATCGCTGCCCAAGAcggagagagaagagggaagaagaggaagaggaagcagaGCAATCCTAACCCTCTGAGCTGcttgaagaagaagaagaaaggagtgCCAACACCCCCGCTGAAGAAGACAGTGGACggggagaagagaaaaagaagccGGCATAAGAAACGGAAaccagagggaggagagaacaTGGCGGCTCCTGTGGTTGCAAATGCATAA